A DNA window from Drosophila biarmipes strain raj3 chromosome 2R, RU_DBia_V1.1, whole genome shotgun sequence contains the following coding sequences:
- the LOC108022505 gene encoding SET domain-containing protein SmydA-8 produces the protein MQDFGENIQQVHSEKLGRHLVAGISIEPGDTVLEEQPLLVAPHWECHQLKCAQCLQESYVMCRRCQVFPLCMDCSQHDEFECQFFADGAGKAICKDILVKNYGICGLLKLLLLLENPDTRADCQMLLDVPINLDDYRDGEGMWQEHEELVVRPLMESGLVDVLPTQQLTSDVLHAHCIRIDSNSFEVTARDGDTLKGVFVCGAGLPHHCVPNTVVALDEEFNMKLYAAVPLQPGDIIYNSYTNPLMGTSQRQHQLRLTRRLECTCSRCLDPTEMGTHMSSMKCRECAGFAVCEIDPNGRLGDWRCPDCKALLTAAAVHELQAEVGSALVEARGELQVYEALLTQYGPLLHPNHFMLLDIKQNIASIMRAAALMNSMEQPCKKLLARRVELCSDLLPVCRAVVPGLSKLYAIGLFEYLLALVELVELQFAESDLGKKEYVAHLRTASLVAKEAMDLLRFEPENSAEGYLSDRISMELERIESDLKKYGR, from the exons ATGCAAGACTTTGGCGAAAATATTCAGCAGGTTCACAGCGAGAAGTTGGGCAG GCATCTGGTGGCTGGCATAAGCATCGAACCGGGAGACACGGTCTTGGAGGAGCAGCCCCTGCTGGTGGCTCCCCACTGGGAATGTCACCAGCTTAAGTGCGCCCAATGTCTTCAGGAATCCTATGTGATGTGCCGGAGGTGCCAGGTGTTTCCCCTGTGCATGGACTGCAGCCAGCATGATGAGTTCGAGTGCCAGTTCTTCGCGGACGGAGCGGGGAAAGCCATCTGTAAGGATATCCTCGTGAAGAACTATGGCATATGTGGACTGCTGAAGCTCCTCCTTCTGCTGGAGAATCCTGATACGAGGGCTGATTGTCAAATGCTGTTGGATGTACCTATAAACCTGGATGACTACCGCGACGGAGAAGGGATGTGGCAAGAGCACGAGGAGCTAGTGGTGCGTCCACTGATGGAGAGTGGACTAGTGGATGTCCTACCCACCCAGCAGTTGACTTCGGATGTGCTGCACGCCCACTGCATCCGCATCGACAGCAATTCCTTCGAGGTGACAGCCAGGGATGGTGACACCTTGAAGGGCGTTTTCGTTTGTGGAGCTGGTTTACCGCACCATTGCGTGCCCAACACGGTGGTGGCTCTGGATGAGGAGTTCAATATGAAGCTGTATGCGGCTGTCCCTCTGCAGCCGGGTGATATTATATACAACTCGTACACGAATCCCCTGATGGGCACCAGCCAGCGACAGCACCAACTGCGCCTGACCCGGAGATTGGAGTGCACCTGCTCGCGCTGCCTGGATCCCACTGAGATGGGCACCCACATGAGCAGCATGAAGTGCAGGGAGTGCGCTGGGTTTGCGGTTTGTGAGATAGATCCCAATGGAAGACTGGGAGATTGGCGCTGTCCGGATTGTAAGGCCCTCCTAACAGCCGCTGCGGTCCACGAACTGCAGGCCGAAGTGGGATCAGCCTTGGTCGAGGCCAGGGGGGAGCTGCAGGTCTACGAAGCTCTGCTGACTCAGTACGGGCCGCTGCTCCATCCCAACCACTTCATGCTGCTTGACATCAAGCAGAACATTGCCAGTATTATGCGGGCGGCGGCATTGATGAACTCCATGGAGCAGCCGTGCAAGAAGCTCCTAGCCCGCCGGGTGGAGCTCTGCTCCGATCTGCTGCCCGTCTGCCGGGCTGTGGTCCCCGGCCTCTCCAAGCTGTATGCCATCGGTCTGTTTGAGTACCTGCTGGCGCTGGTGGAACTCGTGGAACTGCAGTTTGCGGAGAGTGACCTGGGCAAAAAGGAGTATGTG GCTCATTTGAGGACCGCCAGTCTGGTGGCCAAGGAGGCCATGGACCTTCTTCGGTTCGAGCCGGAGAACTCTGCGGAGGGCTATCTTTCGGACCGTATTTCCATGGAGCTTGAGCGCATTGAGTCCGATCTGAAGAAGTACGGCCGATAG
- the LOC108022576 gene encoding SET domain-containing protein SmydA-8: protein MAAVTDDFVKKCEIKQNDTLGRFVVARCNLRAGETLLLENPIVVLPQMGDRRCSKCFRLTESFCRKCRLLALCEDCEDHDVRNCQRLSEMELSEDQVAILQGKEHTEVQAALKCLLLREHSETQPLYEEMTQMETQLAARRGTGIWKTYQEHAFVPMENGGVLKQLRVGADEDLVQGLLGILDINAFEIRAPEPGGSMRGLYRRAGLFAHSCMPNLQTAIDDERRIKVFSNRFIAAGEILYKCYTNVLLGNEERRQILREGKYFECTCPRCQDPTELGTHMSSFICSQCSCSGGYIVRQRETGIWQCLLNPEHSLKQEFVSNMLERAKEEIFHARDDIYRLEMLLAKLTRLLHGNHYLMLDIKQNIASILRQILQNITHRPNKKVYERKIRLCQEILLVLKVIAPGVSRLKAIALYELANTQAELARKMFSEQEHSSRDLRVELEQVEVMLRESLRMLLFEPLATPEGQLSRTMLRELKELQDDIKNLRESNADVVNQ, encoded by the exons ATGGCTGCAGTAACGGATGATTTTGTGAAGAAGTGCGAGATAAAGCAGAATGACACGCTGGGCAG GTTTGTGGTTGCCCGGTGCAATCTCCGAGCTGGCGAGACCTTGCTGCTGGAGAACCCCATTGTAGTGTTGCCCCAAATGGGCGATCGTCGCTGCTCCAAGTGCTTCAGGCTCACCGAGAGCTTTTGCAG AAAGTGCCGCCTTTTGGCCTTGTGCGAGGATTGCGAGGATCATGACGTGCGCAATTGCCAGAGGCTTTCTGAGATGGAACTTTCGGAGGATCAGGTGGCGATTCTCCAGGGAAAGGAGCACACTGAAGTCCAGGCAGCCCTTAAATGTCTGCTTCTGAGGGAGCACTCAGAAACCCAACCCCTGTACGAGGAGATGACCCAAATGGAAACCCAACTGGCGGCTAGGAGGGGCACAGGTATctggaaaacttaccaggagCATGCCTTTGTTCCCATGGAAAATGGTGGAGTGTTGAAACAACTGCGTGTCGGGGCGGATGAGGACCTGGTGCAGGGCCTTCTGGGCATCCTTGACATTAACGCCTTTGAGATCAGAGCCCCAGAACCTGGTGGCTCCATGCGAGGATTGTACCGGAGGGCAGGACTCTTTGCCCATAGCTGCATGCCAAACTTGCAGACCGCCATCGACGACGAGCGGCGGATAAAGGTGTTCTCCAACCGGTTCATAGCCGCCGGGGAGATCCTCTACAAATGCTACACAAACGTGCTCCTGGGCAACGAGGAGCGTCGACAAATCCTCAGAGAGGGCAAGTACTTCGAATGCACCTGTCCGCGCTGCCAGGATCCCACCGAGCTGGGCACCCACATGAGCAGCTTCATCTGCAGCCAATGCTCCTGCTCGGGGGGCTACATAGTCCGTCAGAGGGAGACGGGCATCTGGCAGTGCCTCTTAAATCCGGAACACTCGCTGAAACAAGAGTTTGTATCGAATATGCTCGAGCGGGCCAAGGAGGAAATATTCCATGCCAGGGATGATATATACAGGTTGGAGATGCTGTTGGCCAAGCTGACCCGCCTGCTTCATGGAAATCATTACTTAATGCTGGACATAAAGCAAAACATTGCCTCTATCCTTCGTCAGATCCTTCAGAACATAACGCACCGACCAAACAAGAAGGTCTACGAAAGGAAGATCCGTTTGTGCCAGGAGATACTGCTTGTACTCAAGGTGATAGCTCCTGGAGTCTCCAGACTAAAGGCTATCGCTCTCTATGAACTGGCCAACACGCAGGCTGAACTggccagaaaaatgttcagcGAGCAGGAGCACAGTTCCAGGGATCTCAGG GTGGAATTGGAACAAGTTGAGGTCATGCTGAGGGAATCGCTGCGGATGCTTTTATTTGAGCCCTTGGCCACTCCAGAAGGTCAGCTTTCGCGCACTATGCTCCGCGAGCTGAAGGAGCTGCAGGatgatataaaaaatcttCGAGAATCGAACGCCGATGTGGTAAATCAGTAA
- the LOC108022573 gene encoding uncharacterized protein LOC108022573 isoform X1: MALASAAAALLKGSQTPLQQLLEDINFQRTKEMRQLLKDDGGFVVLQGTTYWTDLFVRHFLFQTEPEHSIDSDDLLFFVRKKHVKSSSRHMPKFETEVEVFRKDSRKLPIGDPDVDWEETVYLNMVIHQFDYTLTLAICTRTSPKELQVLRRHSQRVYASPSRRKMDTKGEGEEITYPHICFMVDNFDEVFSDILVRDGEMVCVELVANDKDGAVQGVIFLGSIRYDALKKVYDARQSSLSSKVAQRMSFGLFSSGAGVQTRCEFVRMKGPQGKGHAEMAVTKPKGSGVETPTSEPGFCATDMWDEWEEENDDYCTYRHQRRLSDPSANLNNFSRYGWRTKGSNNQDMVGSGTSASVGAKARSENEGLDSLASEVSEIEAGDLRDDQQRPAFSASAAKLHPNPNCETNKLATGDQDNLPQESPSESTSTPASASAPAAAAVPAVTPPPLSAAVEVTVSGENNGSSGQSSSTGCNCFGGKKCKKRWASAKNTDTPEMSEVYCPSCEDPSNESPACLAKMPDKRPTRPKPKTSILSVESELLVGKRNSFRLPSEHKRKQQGGSITRSASLSAADRRTSLPVSTKKIIPPRLRSSKAKDLEKDKDKEKDKNKENDKKSSNQKVNGSSTNFLAKMSPKRLKAGKDKDKDKDKDKSGAAAKSKAVNNNNPKSETAKSEEYEIADDATSLNGSESEKAAKMAILSESDSQLMISVRGREELPVVESPKTPPQRFEQCVRLPVEPENHPLQPNANNENEESDVTKVISPTELTPMLDVANGNQEASSATLPRTAKQAHVSKMLHLVPKRRTPDGTNIYYWCDVPKKAIKELDDGAYNPLWTSRGFTQSFHFWKENRRQQSTPLNAFLTYVTLPWWSIAKDLLDHRETPILTF; encoded by the exons ATGGCCCTCGCCAGCGCCGCAGCCGCCCTGCTGAAGGGTTCCCAGACGCCGCTGCAGCAGCTCCTGGAGGACATCAACTTCCAGCGCACCAAGGAGATGCGCCAGCTGCTCAAGGACG ATGGCGGCTTCGTGGTCCTTCAGGGCACCACCTACTGGACGGACCTGTTCGTGCGGCACTTCCTCTTCCAGACAGAGCCCGAGCACAGCATCGACTCGGACGACCTGCTCTTCTTTGTGCGCAAGAAGCACGTGAAGAGCTCCTCGCGTCACATGCCAAAATTTGAG ACTGAGGTGGAGGTATTCCGCAAGGACTCGCGCAAACTGCCCATCGGCGATCCCGATGTGGACTGGGAGGAGACGGTCTATCTCAACATGGTCATCCACCAGTTCGATTACACACTGACACTGGCCATTTGCACCAGGACCTCGCCCAAGGAGCTGCAGGTGCTGAGGAGGCACTCGCAGAGGGTCTACGCAAGTCCCAGTCGCCGCAAAATGGACACGAAGGGCGAGGGCGAGGAGATCACGTATCCGCACATCTGCTTCATGGTGGACAACTTCGACGAGGTGTTCAGCGACATCCTGGTGCGCGACGGGGAGATGGTGTGCGTGGAGCTGGTGGCCAATGACAAGGACGGAGCGGTCCAGGGGGTGATTTTCTTGGGATCCATTCGCTACGATGCCTTGAAGAAGGTCTACGATGCCAGG CAATCCAGTCTGAGTTCCAAGGTGGCGCAGCGCATGTCCTTTGGCCTCTTCAGCAGTGGAGCTGGCGTCCAAACGCGCTGTGAGTTCGTGCGGATGAAGGGACCGCAAGGAAAGGGCCACGCCGAGATGGCGGTGACCAAGCCAAAGGGTTCCGGCGTGGAGACGCCCACCAGCGAACCGGGCTTCTGCGCAACCGACATGTGGGACGAATGGGAGGAGGAGAACGACGACTACTGCACCTACCGCCACCAGCGTCGTCTCAGCGATCCGAGTGCCAATCTCAACAACTTTTCACGCTACGGCTGGCGCACAAAGGGCTCCAATAACCAGGACATGGTGGGCAGCGGCACCAGTGCCAGCGTGGGAGCCAAGGCGCGGTCGGAGAACGAGGGCCTGGACTCGCTGGCCAGCGAGGTGTCCGAGATCGAGGCCGGCGATCTGCGCGACG ATCAGCAACGTCCTGCTTTCTCGGCCTCCGCGGCAAAACTgcacccaaatccgaactgcGAGACAAACAAACTCGCGACTGGTGACCAAGACAACTTGCCCCAAGAATCTCCCAGTGAGAGTACTTCCACTCCGGCTTCAGCTTCGGCTCCAGCGGCAGCTGCTGTTCCGGCTGTCACTCCGCCACCACTGAGTGCCGCCGTGGAGGTGACCGTGTCCGGCGAAAACAACGGATCCTCTGGACAAAGCTCGTCCACGGGCTGCAACTGCTTTGGCGGCAAGAAGTGCAAGAAGCGCTGGGCGTCGGCCAAGAACACCGACACCCCGGAAATGTCCGAGGTCTACTGCCCCAGCTGCGAGGATCCGTCCAATGAGTCCCCCGCCTGCCTGGCCAAGATGCCCGACAAGCGGCCCACCCGTCCCAAGCCCAAGACCAGCATCCTGAGTGTGGAGAGCGAGCTGCTGGTTGGAAAAAGGAACAGTTTCCGGCTTCCGTCGGAGCACAAGCGCAAGCAGCAGGGCGGAAGCATCACCAGGAGCGCCTCCCTGAGCGCCGCTGACCGCAGGACCAGCCTTCCGGTGTCCACCAAGAAGATCATTCCCCCAAGACTGCGCTCGAGCAAGGCCAAGGACCTCGAGAAGGACAAAGATAAGGAGAAGGACAAGAACAAGGAGAACGACAAAAAGTCGTCGAATCAGAAGGTCAACGGCTCAAGCACCAACTTTCTGGCCAAGATGTCGCCCAAGCGACTCAAAGCCGGCAAGGATAAAGACAAGGACAAGGATAAGGACAAATCGGGTGCAGCAGCCAAAAGCAAAGCAGTCAATAATAACAACCCCAAGTCGGAAACCGCCAAAAGCGAGGAGTACGAAATCGCCGACGATGCCACCTCCTTGAATGGGAGTGAATCGGAAAAAGCCGCCAAAATGGCCATCCTGAGTGAAAGCGATAGCCAGCTGATGATCAGTGTGCGTGGCCGTGAGGAGCTGCCGGTGGTGGAATCGCCCAAGACGCCACCCCAGCGCTTCGAGCAGTGTGTCCGCCTGCCTGTGGAGCCGGAGAACCATCCGCTGCAGCCGAACGCGAACAATGAGAACGAGGAGAGCGATGTGACCAAGGTGATCTCGCCCACGGAGCTGACGCCCATGCTGGATGTGGCCAATGGCAACCAGGAGGCGAGCAGTGCCACGCTGCCGAGGACAGCCAAGCAGGCGCACGTCAGCAAGATGCTGCACTTGGTGCCCAAGCGCAGAACCCCCGACGGCACCAACATCTACTACTGGTGTGATGTGCCCAAAAAGGCAATAAAAG AACTCGACGACGGCGCCTATAATCCGCTGTGGACCAGTCGGGGCTTCACGCAGTCCTTTCACTTCTGGAAGGAGAACAGGCGACAGCAGTCGACGCCGCTCAATGCATTCCTCACCTATGTGACACTGCCCTGGTGGAGCATTGCCAAGG ACCTCTTGGATCACCGGGAAACGCCTATTCTGACCTTTTAG
- the LOC108022573 gene encoding uncharacterized protein KIAA0930 homolog isoform X2, producing the protein MALASAAAALLKGSQTPLQQLLEDINFQRTKEMRQLLKDDGGFVVLQGTTYWTDLFVRHFLFQTEPEHSIDSDDLLFFVRKKHVKSSSRHMPKFETEVEVFRKDSRKLPIGDPDVDWEETVYLNMVIHQFDYTLTLAICTRTSPKELQVLRRHSQRVYASPSRRKMDTKGEGEEITYPHICFMVDNFDEVFSDILVRDGEMVCVELVANDKDGAVQGVIFLGSIRYDALKKVYDARQSSLSSKVAQRMSFGLFSSGAGVQTRCEFVRMKGPQGKGHAEMAVTKPKGSGVETPTSEPGFCATDMWDEWEEENDDYCTYRHQRRLSDPSANLNNFSRYGWRTKGSNNQDMVGSGTSASVGAKARSENEGLDSLASEVSEIEAGDLRDELDDGAYNPLWTSRGFTQSFHFWKENRRQQSTPLNAFLTYVTLPWWSIAKDLLDHRETPILTF; encoded by the exons ATGGCCCTCGCCAGCGCCGCAGCCGCCCTGCTGAAGGGTTCCCAGACGCCGCTGCAGCAGCTCCTGGAGGACATCAACTTCCAGCGCACCAAGGAGATGCGCCAGCTGCTCAAGGACG ATGGCGGCTTCGTGGTCCTTCAGGGCACCACCTACTGGACGGACCTGTTCGTGCGGCACTTCCTCTTCCAGACAGAGCCCGAGCACAGCATCGACTCGGACGACCTGCTCTTCTTTGTGCGCAAGAAGCACGTGAAGAGCTCCTCGCGTCACATGCCAAAATTTGAG ACTGAGGTGGAGGTATTCCGCAAGGACTCGCGCAAACTGCCCATCGGCGATCCCGATGTGGACTGGGAGGAGACGGTCTATCTCAACATGGTCATCCACCAGTTCGATTACACACTGACACTGGCCATTTGCACCAGGACCTCGCCCAAGGAGCTGCAGGTGCTGAGGAGGCACTCGCAGAGGGTCTACGCAAGTCCCAGTCGCCGCAAAATGGACACGAAGGGCGAGGGCGAGGAGATCACGTATCCGCACATCTGCTTCATGGTGGACAACTTCGACGAGGTGTTCAGCGACATCCTGGTGCGCGACGGGGAGATGGTGTGCGTGGAGCTGGTGGCCAATGACAAGGACGGAGCGGTCCAGGGGGTGATTTTCTTGGGATCCATTCGCTACGATGCCTTGAAGAAGGTCTACGATGCCAGG CAATCCAGTCTGAGTTCCAAGGTGGCGCAGCGCATGTCCTTTGGCCTCTTCAGCAGTGGAGCTGGCGTCCAAACGCGCTGTGAGTTCGTGCGGATGAAGGGACCGCAAGGAAAGGGCCACGCCGAGATGGCGGTGACCAAGCCAAAGGGTTCCGGCGTGGAGACGCCCACCAGCGAACCGGGCTTCTGCGCAACCGACATGTGGGACGAATGGGAGGAGGAGAACGACGACTACTGCACCTACCGCCACCAGCGTCGTCTCAGCGATCCGAGTGCCAATCTCAACAACTTTTCACGCTACGGCTGGCGCACAAAGGGCTCCAATAACCAGGACATGGTGGGCAGCGGCACCAGTGCCAGCGTGGGAGCCAAGGCGCGGTCGGAGAACGAGGGCCTGGACTCGCTGGCCAGCGAGGTGTCCGAGATCGAGGCCGGCGATCTGCGCGACG AACTCGACGACGGCGCCTATAATCCGCTGTGGACCAGTCGGGGCTTCACGCAGTCCTTTCACTTCTGGAAGGAGAACAGGCGACAGCAGTCGACGCCGCTCAATGCATTCCTCACCTATGTGACACTGCCCTGGTGGAGCATTGCCAAGG ACCTCTTGGATCACCGGGAAACGCCTATTCTGACCTTTTAG
- the LOC108022574 gene encoding spondin-1 — MGKSLPLLIRLVVVVWLTISTVTACPRAPTHLNHGRRTRGDNGYKLIVADGPNGYVPGKTYNLLLLGSRTHTKIQHFTHFTIAAEAHTGARRPQAASPRRVGRFQLFSDSLTQFNDRCVNTVSEADDLPKTEVQVMWVAPEAGSGCVSLSAMVYEGPRAWFADDGNLSTVICERKPDAAAAQKECCACDEAKYSFVFEGIWSNETHPKDYPFAIWLTHFSDVIGASHESNFSFWGENHIATAGFRSLAEWGSPTALETELRGNGPKLRTLIKAAGLWYPNVNQNTSAKFRVDRKHPKVSLASMFGPSPDWVVGISGLDLCTEDCSWKESLDIDLYPWDAGTDSGISYMSPNSETQPPERMYRITTMYPEDPRAPFYNPQSRQMTPLAKLYLRREKIISRNCDDAFLQALQLEVSDDAEEQDTRAECRVSDFSAWSPCSVSCGKGIRMRSRQYLYPAAADKSKCSRQLVSKEMCVASIPECPSGGGSSQPRDRDDDEGENLANSQSLVGDNGEGAGICKTSPWSVWSECSASCGIGITMRTRTFINHLGRKRCPHITVVEKNKCMRPECKFEEVELPDPNCPTTQWSDWSPCTSTCGRGVTIRTRVVLLEDGADKDSCTRRMELHQQRECVNPTDCHINEEQAKVICVQAPDVGPCRGTYMRYAYDPQSQRCSAFTYGGCRGNRNNFLTENDCLNTCNAVRLGYSPRTEQPKGCVLSDWSPWSACSVGCGVGTSESHRYVVSEPQNGGQPCSKRLTKSRPCSMPPC, encoded by the exons ATGGGGAAATCGCTGCCGCTGCTCATCCGCCTGGTCGTCGTCGTCTGGCTGACAATTAGTACGGTCACCGCATGTCCCCGGGCGCCCACCCACTTGAACCACGGTAGACGCACACGCGGCGACAATggatacaaattaattgtGGCCGACGGACCCAACGGATACGTGCCCGGCAAGACGTATAATT tGCTTCTACTTGGCTCTCGAACTCATACGAAAATCCAGCACTTTACTCACTTCACCATCGCCGCGGAGGCTCACACAGGAGCACGACGTCCCCAGGCGGCCAGTCCGAGGAGAGTGGGTCGCTTCCAGCTGTTCAGCGACTCCCTGACCCAGTTCAACGACCGTTGCGTGAATACGGTTTCCGAGGCGGATGATCTGCCCAAAACGGAGGTGCAGGTGATGTGGGTGGCTCCGGAGGCGGGTTCCGGCTGCGTTTCCCTGTCCGCAATGGTCTACGAGGGTCCTAGGGCCTGGTTCGCGGACGATGGCAACCTATCCACCGTGATCTGTGAGCGTAAGCCGGATGCGGCTGCTGCCCAAAAGGAATGCTGCGCCTGCGATGAGGCCAAATACAGC TTCGTTTTCGAGGGAATCTGGTCGAATGAAACCCACCCCAAGGACTATCCCTTTGCCATCTGGCTGACGCACTTTTCCGATGTGATTGGCGCCTCGCACGAGTCGAACTTCTCCTTCTGGGGTGAGAACCACATAGCCACTGCCGGATTCCGCTCCCTGGCGGAGTGGGGTTCCCCGACAGCCCTGGAAACGGAGCTGCGAGGAAACGGGCCCAAGTTGCGCACCCTGATCAAGGCCGCTGGTTTATGGTACCCCAATGTCAACCAGAACACCTCCGCCAAGTTCCGAGTGGATCGCAAGCATCCCAAGGTTTCGCTGGCGTCCATGTTTGGTCCCTCCCCGGATTGGGTGGTTGGCATAAGTGGCTTAGATCTCTGCACTGAGGATTGCAGCTGGAAGGAGTCACTGGACATTGATCTTTATCCCTGGGATGCGGGCACCGATAGTGGCATCTCCTACATG TCCCCCAATTCGGAGACACAGCCGCCGGAACGCATGTACCGCATCACCACCATGTATCCCGAGGATCCCAGGGCTCCCTTTTACAATCCCCAGAGCCGCCAAATGACTCCCCTAGCCAAGTTGTACCTGCGACGCGAGAAGATAATCTCCCGGAACTGCGATGATGCTTTCTTGCAGGCTCTCCAGCTGGAGGTGTCCGATGATGCCGAGGAGCAGGACACCAGAG CCGAATGCCGGGTGAGTGACTTCTCCGCCTGGAGTCCCTGCTCCGTGAGCTGCGGCAAGGGAATCCGCATGCGCAGCCGTCAGTACCTGTACCCCGCTGCAGCGGACAAGAGCAAGTGCTCCCGCCAACTGGTGTCCAAGGAGATGTGCGTGGCCTCCATACCCGAGTGCCCCAGTGGGGGTGGCTCATCCCAGCCAAGAGAtcgcgacgacgacgagggcGAGAACCTGGCCAACTCGCAGTCCCTGGTGGGCGACAATGGCGAGGGAGCCGGCATTTGCAAGACCTCGCCGTGGAGCGTGTGGTCCGAGTGCTCGGCTAGCTGCGGCATCGGCATCACCATGCGGACGCGCACCTTCATCAACCACTTGGGACGCAAGCGGTGCCCCCACATCACCGTGGTGGAGAAGAACAAGTGCATGCGGCCGGAGTGCAAGTTCGAGGAGGTGGAGCTGCCCGATCCGAACTGCCCCACCACCCAGTGGAGCGACTGGAGTCCCTGCACCTCGACCTGTGGCCGCGGAGTGACCATCCGCACCCGTGTGGTGCTGCTGGAGGACGGAGCCGACAAGGATAGCTGCACGCGACGCATGGAGCTGCACCAGCAGAGGGAGTGCGTCAACCCCACGGACTGCCACATCAACGAGGAGCAGGCCAAGGTCATCTGCGTCCAGGCGCCAGATGTGGGGCCCTGCAGGGGCACCTACATGCGCTATGCCTACGATCCCCAGAGCCAGCGTTGCAGCGCCTTCACCTACGGAGGATGTCGAGGCAACCGGAACAACTTCCTCACGGAGAACGACTGCCTGAACACCTGCAATGCGGTCAGACTGGGGTATTCACCAAGAACTGAGCAACCCAAGGGCTGCGTCCTGTCGGATTGGTCCCCCTGGTCCGCCTGCAGTGTAGGCTGTGGAGTCGGTACCTCCGAGAGCCATCGCTACGTGGTCAGCGAGCCCCAGAATGGCGGACAGCCGTGCTCCAAGCGCCTGACCAAGTCTCGTCCCTGCTCCATGCCGCCTTGCTAG